One genomic window of Caldivirga maquilingensis IC-167 includes the following:
- a CDS encoding MraY family glycosyltransferase yields MELPIIITASTLASILAAYIVLKCRCALVPDVHKPNKPLIPKLGGLVVLAYVAVSFTLLSISRDLTNSMYYVVFYTTPIVLGVIGIVDDFTHVHEFLRVGASVLYPLIILLAMGGKLGYLNFPIIGHFSNPVVIIVLTIAVYGVFSNAINMMDVVNGVVPYSMILTSIIPLAYSIMTNNITLLQMTLTLLIPSIILFAFNKYPARLFNGNGGTYSIGALVAGLMLYSGLGTLILLVTVPYVINGLLIVVSSRGIKSREKLKPSTYMNDFIIYPNLDKGSTLTLMKMIVTDEPGDERKVIRGFYMVFNVATALTILLFIVLYIMGWV; encoded by the coding sequence TGCGCCCTAGTGCCTGATGTTCATAAGCCTAATAAGCCCCTCATACCTAAACTAGGTGGATTAGTGGTATTAGCCTACGTTGCCGTCTCCTTCACTTTACTGAGCATTAGTAGGGACTTAACCAACTCAATGTACTATGTTGTATTCTACACAACACCCATAGTATTAGGCGTAATAGGCATTGTTGATGACTTTACCCATGTTCATGAATTCCTCAGGGTCGGTGCCTCAGTGCTTTACCCACTTATAATACTACTAGCCATGGGTGGTAAGTTAGGTTACTTGAATTTCCCAATAATAGGCCACTTCTCTAACCCAGTGGTGATAATTGTATTAACCATTGCAGTGTACGGTGTATTCTCGAATGCCATAAACATGATGGATGTAGTTAATGGTGTTGTCCCATACTCAATGATATTAACATCCATAATCCCCCTAGCCTACTCAATAATGACTAACAACATTACCCTACTTCAAATGACCCTGACACTACTAATACCATCTATAATACTCTTCGCCTTCAACAAGTACCCAGCCAGGTTATTTAACGGTAATGGAGGCACATACTCAATCGGCGCGCTCGTTGCTGGCTTAATGCTCTACAGTGGCTTGGGTACATTAATACTCTTAGTAACGGTACCGTACGTAATCAATGGTCTACTCATTGTGGTTAGTTCAAGGGGCATTAAATCAAGGGAGAAGCTTAAACCCTCAACATACATGAATGACTTCATCATATACCCTAACCTAGATAAGGGATCAACCTTAACGCTGATGAAGATGATAGTCACTGATGAGCCTGGAGATGAGCGTAAAGTTATAAGGGGCTTCTACATGGTGTTTAATGTGGCCACTGCATTAACAATATTACTCTTCATAGTGCTTTACATAATGGGGTGGGTTTAA
- the gapN gene encoding NADP-dependent glyceraldehyde-3-phosphate dehydrogenase, which yields MIEVKGKVKVEVKSPELSSILKTGPDGTPLFPTFINGQWYMGDNWQDVKSPIDLSVIAKVPRLPGNVTEQAIETTYREGRWAIRDMPGQRRLDAFHRAADLLDKFREDFVNVLVSNAGKTTSAANGEVNSAIERLRRLDFDVEGVHGDYVPGDWSFDALESEAIVKREPIGVVLAIVPFNYPLFDTVNKIAYSAIAGNAVLIKPASADPLPTILFARVLELAGFPVKALAVLTIPGRDMGKVVSDRRIGAISLTGSTETGIEVIREAGIKQFVMELGGGDPAIVLNDADPKWAAQRIAIGIYSYAGQRCDAVKFIFAEPNVYDQLKASLIEELSKVKVGDPRSPDTTMGPLIDEATADEVIKAAQDAVSKGGRILYGGRKLGPTYIEPTLIEIDKSKVKDLYLYNKEVFAAIAVLVKVNDLDEAIELSNGRRYGLDAAIFSNDVSRIRKAARLLEVGAVYVNDYPRHGIGYYPFGGRKDSGIGREGLGYTLEYVTAYKAIVYNYRGKGVWRYS from the coding sequence ATGATTGAGGTTAAGGGTAAAGTTAAGGTTGAGGTTAAGTCGCCTGAACTATCATCAATACTGAAGACTGGGCCTGATGGTACACCACTGTTCCCAACATTCATTAATGGGCAATGGTACATGGGTGATAATTGGCAGGACGTCAAGTCCCCAATAGACTTATCTGTAATAGCCAAGGTACCGAGACTACCAGGCAACGTAACTGAGCAGGCTATCGAAACCACCTATAGGGAGGGTAGGTGGGCTATAAGGGACATGCCTGGTCAAAGGAGACTCGATGCATTTCATAGGGCGGCTGACCTACTTGATAAGTTTAGGGAGGACTTCGTTAATGTACTAGTCTCCAACGCTGGTAAAACAACCTCAGCGGCTAATGGGGAGGTTAATTCAGCAATTGAGAGACTGAGGAGACTGGATTTTGATGTTGAAGGGGTTCACGGTGACTACGTGCCAGGGGACTGGAGTTTTGATGCCTTGGAGAGCGAGGCCATAGTTAAGAGGGAACCCATTGGGGTTGTGTTAGCCATAGTACCATTCAATTACCCACTCTTCGACACTGTTAATAAAATAGCATACTCAGCAATAGCTGGTAATGCCGTCTTAATTAAACCAGCCTCAGCTGACCCATTACCAACAATACTCTTCGCCAGGGTACTTGAGCTAGCTGGATTCCCAGTTAAGGCACTTGCAGTATTAACAATACCAGGTAGGGACATGGGCAAGGTGGTTTCAGACAGGAGGATAGGGGCAATTTCATTAACTGGAAGCACTGAGACCGGTATTGAGGTTATTAGGGAGGCTGGCATTAAGCAGTTTGTAATGGAGCTTGGTGGCGGTGACCCAGCCATAGTGCTTAATGATGCTGACCCCAAGTGGGCTGCCCAAAGAATAGCCATAGGCATATACAGTTACGCTGGGCAAAGGTGTGATGCAGTTAAGTTCATTTTCGCTGAACCAAACGTATATGATCAACTTAAGGCAAGCCTAATTGAGGAGTTATCTAAGGTTAAGGTCGGTGACCCAAGAAGCCCAGACACAACAATGGGTCCATTAATAGATGAGGCCACGGCTGACGAAGTCATTAAGGCGGCTCAAGACGCAGTCTCCAAGGGTGGTAGAATACTTTACGGTGGTAGGAAACTCGGCCCCACTTACATTGAACCCACTTTAATTGAGATTGATAAGAGTAAGGTTAAGGACCTGTACCTCTACAATAAGGAGGTCTTCGCAGCCATAGCAGTGTTAGTGAAGGTTAATGACTTAGATGAGGCCATTGAATTATCTAATGGTAGGAGGTATGGACTTGATGCAGCAATATTCAGTAATGATGTAAGTAGGATAAGGAAGGCAGCTAGGCTACTTGAGGTTGGGGCAGTGTACGTGAATGATTACCCAAGACACGGTATAGGCTACTACCCATTTGGAGGCAGGAAGGATTCAGGTATTGGGAGGGAGGGACTTGGCTACACCCTTGAGTATGTTACGGCATATAAGGCAATTGTATACAATTATAGAGGTAAGGGTGTCTGGAGGTACTCGTGA
- a CDS encoding KH domain-containing protein, with amino-acid sequence MANYYFGGPLEIPLEKAKTLVTEEVKNSIEVNLKVQVEVKDDSVVLTPMQDANPDSVIKARQIIQALALGFSRDDALELLNDDKYLDVVDLSDYIGKDKENHLSRIKAIIIGEGGKVKRNLEELTETKIAVKDKAVGIIGNYDNVRAVRDAIVMLINGRQHSTVYRWLQRWKRDLNLRRIEGNF; translated from the coding sequence ATGGCTAATTATTACTTCGGTGGACCACTTGAGATACCCTTAGAGAAGGCGAAGACCCTAGTTACTGAGGAGGTTAAGAACTCCATTGAGGTAAATCTTAAGGTGCAGGTTGAGGTTAAGGATGACTCAGTGGTATTAACACCAATGCAGGATGCAAACCCAGACTCAGTTATTAAGGCTAGGCAGATTATTCAAGCGCTAGCCCTAGGCTTCTCAAGGGATGATGCATTAGAGTTACTTAACGATGATAAGTACCTTGATGTAGTGGATTTAAGCGACTACATTGGTAAAGATAAGGAGAATCACTTAAGTAGGATTAAGGCAATAATAATTGGTGAGGGCGGTAAGGTTAAGAGGAATCTTGAGGAATTAACTGAAACCAAGATTGCTGTGAAGGATAAGGCAGTGGGCATAATAGGTAATTACGATAATGTTAGGGCTGTTAGGGATGCAATAGTAATGTTGATTAACGGTAGGCAACACTCCACAGTGTATAGGTGGCTACAGAGGTGGAAGAGGGATTTGAATTTAAGGAGAATTGAGGGTAATTTTTAA
- a CDS encoding cobalamin-independent methionine synthase II family protein: MVEEAFVTSVVGSFPRPRWLVEAFELFNEGKMDKEEYEEYVNDAVKLTVKEEELAGVEVLTDGEQRRTSFVAFVGQKIPGFKVMHISEINPQGIDIMRRYKAQLTYYRPVAVGPIEDKPFTVDEASFTLSITDRRVKVTIPSPYLIMWEAWHIKYSKDYYKEPEELAQQYSRLVRNEVIRLRDLGVHFIQLDEPMLGDLVEASENEPDRYRKVLQELNGQKYRGFKNELSLARDLINETIKGIDGVRIGMHMDRWPNPDSPYYGVGYEKLAPEVVDIKVKQYVLEYASPGSGDPAKFAQLLPQEKEIGLGVVEVRGNRVEEPSEIVARAERVLKVLDPTRVWLNPDCGFGVGMFRRYSRRIAFMKLRSMAEAAKILRGKYLK; this comes from the coding sequence ATGGTTGAGGAAGCCTTCGTAACCTCAGTGGTGGGTAGTTTCCCAAGGCCTAGGTGGCTTGTTGAGGCCTTTGAATTATTTAATGAGGGTAAGATGGATAAGGAGGAGTATGAGGAGTACGTTAATGACGCAGTCAAGTTAACAGTCAAGGAGGAGGAGTTAGCTGGTGTGGAGGTTTTAACTGATGGTGAACAGAGGAGGACTAGCTTCGTGGCCTTCGTGGGGCAGAAGATACCTGGCTTCAAGGTAATGCACATATCTGAAATAAACCCACAGGGAATAGACATTATGAGGCGTTATAAGGCTCAATTAACATACTATAGGCCAGTGGCAGTGGGTCCTATTGAGGATAAGCCGTTCACTGTGGATGAGGCGTCCTTCACCCTAAGCATAACCGATAGGAGGGTTAAGGTAACTATACCCAGCCCATACTTAATAATGTGGGAGGCTTGGCACATTAAGTACTCTAAGGATTATTATAAGGAACCCGAGGAATTAGCTCAACAGTACTCCAGGTTAGTTAGGAATGAGGTAATTAGGTTGAGGGATCTGGGTGTCCACTTCATTCAATTAGATGAACCAATGCTTGGGGATTTAGTTGAAGCCTCCGAGAATGAACCAGATAGGTACAGGAAGGTGCTTCAGGAATTAAATGGACAGAAGTATAGGGGGTTTAAGAATGAGTTAAGCCTAGCCAGGGATCTTATCAATGAGACGATTAAGGGTATTGACGGCGTCAGGATTGGGATGCATATGGATAGGTGGCCTAACCCAGATTCACCATACTATGGCGTGGGTTATGAGAAATTAGCCCCAGAGGTCGTTGACATAAAGGTTAAGCAGTATGTGTTAGAGTACGCAAGCCCAGGGAGTGGGGATCCAGCGAAATTCGCTCAATTACTGCCTCAGGAGAAGGAGATAGGACTGGGTGTTGTTGAAGTTAGGGGTAATAGGGTTGAGGAACCTAGTGAAATAGTCGCCAGGGCTGAGAGGGTTCTTAAGGTACTTGACCCAACCAGAGTATGGTTGAATCCCGACTGTGGATTCGGTGTTGGGATGTTTAGGAGGTACAGTAGGAGGATTGCATTCATGAAGCTTCGCTCAATGGCTGAGGCGGCTAAAATCCTGAGAGGCAAGTACTTGAAGTAG
- a CDS encoding OBG GTPase family GTP-binding protein, producing MPANLPAEARAKWLKVLEAKTPEEKLKALEEFISATPKHKGTENLIHWARRRMAQLRREIELRKEKERSRGGGGLRIYVEKSGDVQLAVIGPPLSGKSALLKCLTDANVEPDLIPYSTIEPVPGMFIEGNVYFQLVKAPSVSLGKDSDLNNITLSIMRNADGVLMVLNCLNGDVRQQFDAISKMALDDGIYLVKPRGIVRVEPKTGMGVQVIGKLLNATHSDVVKLLTGYRIYGAIVYIDGEATLDDIEDALIRSPAYKPTILILNNHHLCGKVDLTDLRIPIIPAKLDECVIDRVKLSETILRHLDLIKVYTKEPWASKPTDKPFILKRGSTVGDLAQRIHSELYRNFKYARIWSPTGFHRRVGLNYVLNDGDIVEIHA from the coding sequence ATGCCAGCTAACCTACCAGCTGAGGCTAGGGCCAAGTGGCTTAAGGTACTTGAGGCTAAGACACCTGAGGAGAAGCTTAAGGCCCTTGAGGAATTCATATCAGCCACACCCAAGCATAAGGGTACTGAGAACCTTATCCACTGGGCTAGGAGGAGGATGGCTCAGTTGAGGAGGGAGATTGAGTTGAGGAAGGAGAAGGAGAGGAGTAGGGGTGGTGGGGGTCTTAGGATTTACGTTGAGAAGAGTGGTGATGTTCAATTAGCTGTAATTGGACCACCCCTATCAGGTAAGAGTGCATTACTTAAGTGCTTAACCGACGCTAATGTGGAGCCGGACCTCATACCCTACTCAACTATTGAGCCCGTACCCGGAATGTTCATTGAGGGTAACGTTTACTTCCAATTAGTTAAGGCCCCATCAGTAAGCCTAGGCAAGGACAGTGATTTAAACAACATTACCTTATCCATAATGAGGAACGCTGACGGTGTATTAATGGTGCTTAACTGCCTTAATGGTGATGTTAGGCAGCAGTTCGATGCAATAAGTAAAATGGCCCTTGACGACGGCATTTACCTAGTTAAGCCAAGAGGCATAGTGAGGGTGGAGCCTAAGACTGGTATGGGGGTTCAAGTCATTGGTAAGCTGCTTAATGCAACCCACAGTGATGTAGTTAAGTTACTCACGGGTTACAGAATATATGGTGCTATTGTGTACATAGATGGTGAAGCCACCCTAGATGATATTGAGGACGCCCTAATAAGGTCCCCAGCTTATAAGCCAACCATACTAATCCTAAACAACCATCATTTATGCGGTAAGGTTGATTTAACCGACTTAAGGATACCCATTATTCCAGCTAAGCTGGATGAATGCGTTATTGATAGGGTTAAGTTATCTGAAACCATATTGAGGCACCTTGATTTAATAAAAGTCTACACTAAGGAACCTTGGGCAAGTAAACCAACTGATAAACCCTTCATACTTAAGAGAGGCTCAACGGTGGGTGACTTGGCTCAAAGAATACACAGTGAGTTATACAGGAACTTCAAGTATGCTAGAATTTGGTCACCCACCGGCTTCCATAGGAGGGTTGGGTTAAACTACGTGCTTAATGATGGCGACATCGTTGAGATACATGCTTAA